From one Catenuloplanes nepalensis genomic stretch:
- a CDS encoding NACHT domain-containing protein, protein MPRGLTYADAVKILGGAGPLVTIADNVAGGALSLVTFGGSDVALSLFDAKNEVVRLGHLVSGKIGEVLGGLGRYDRNERLQAAHSVLVVSAAFAALDDCLAEGGAERAEFGRDEQVTLALRTPGDGDWPARLLAAEIPAPSADRGQERLLRDLEAWSAGLAARLAAHLSGLAVWDAADDRTRRTVLRLLEDQLPGATIRRYEESLRRLAAGVPEFDLWLRGLEFRAAARGLEALEAALLRATSHRDPRRQRAQLAAAYRAGLARPILGGDASDLVLPSLAAAYVNPRFRVRAAGPGARPADESWWDAAPRDDLATFLATHLTSPQAADAPLLLLGQPGAGKSSLTRILAARLPAADFLVVRVALREVPADAEIQDQIEAAVRSEIGESVSWPTLAADADGAMPVVLLDGLDELLQATGVQRSDYLARVAAFQQREAVLGRPVAVVVTSRVAVADRARVPAGSLAVRLEPFDEAQVERWLEIWNAANAGRLRVPLTPEVAGRFPDLAGQPLLLLMLALYDATASGAGLRRDDAGFDTGHLYEQLLREFAAREVGRLHRMPPRDVPGDLVEAELLRLSVVAFAMFHRLRLWVTAAELDEDLAGLGLGPIVAGAAEAFHRPVTAGQEMVGRFFFIQRAQAVQDDQRLQTYEFLHATFGEYLVARLVVAAVRDAAARSRARTLRLGPTDDDDLLQSLLGYTALVARANVIPFVTALVARHDIEDLRSWLIEQLRSAVTRPRYAERRYAPVDKRADYWMSTYSFNLLLLTLACGAPVRASELFRHAADPAAWLRDMARQWSAAVPDGMWLDTFATVTVTRDWAADERRDIVLTPESEKETVDWPRVDPRWSHRHAPSRQPVMFTNHFPLAPALESMTLTDALSDDALRHALEPLLTRMPHLVSRFVQHQDGTSESVAHSVLRLLVSSASGDEETRLLTAYERAVFAVTVRWGDLAPDPRVLSETLAELIQRLLDRDRGRLPDEAVRSMSDRLSAAGG, encoded by the coding sequence ATGCCACGGGGACTGACCTATGCGGACGCCGTCAAGATCTTGGGTGGGGCCGGGCCGCTGGTGACGATCGCGGACAACGTGGCCGGTGGCGCGCTCAGCCTGGTCACGTTCGGCGGCAGCGACGTGGCGCTCAGCCTTTTCGACGCGAAGAACGAGGTGGTCCGGCTCGGGCACCTGGTGTCCGGGAAGATCGGCGAGGTGCTCGGCGGGCTCGGGCGATACGACCGCAATGAGCGGTTGCAGGCGGCGCACAGCGTGCTCGTGGTGTCGGCCGCATTCGCGGCGCTCGACGACTGCCTGGCCGAGGGCGGTGCGGAGCGGGCGGAGTTCGGGCGCGACGAGCAGGTCACGCTGGCGCTGCGCACGCCGGGTGACGGTGACTGGCCGGCGCGGCTGCTGGCGGCGGAGATCCCGGCGCCGAGCGCGGACCGCGGCCAGGAGCGGCTGCTGCGCGACCTCGAGGCTTGGAGCGCAGGCCTGGCGGCACGGCTGGCGGCACACCTTTCGGGCCTCGCGGTCTGGGACGCCGCCGACGACCGCACGCGCCGCACGGTTCTGCGCCTCCTTGAAGATCAACTACCGGGCGCAACCATCCGGCGGTACGAGGAGAGCCTGCGCCGCCTCGCGGCCGGCGTACCCGAGTTCGATCTGTGGTTGCGCGGCCTCGAGTTCCGGGCCGCGGCGCGCGGGCTGGAGGCGCTCGAGGCGGCGCTGCTGCGGGCCACCTCGCACCGCGATCCGCGCCGGCAGCGGGCCCAGCTCGCCGCCGCGTACCGTGCGGGGCTCGCGCGCCCGATCCTCGGCGGCGACGCCAGCGACCTGGTCCTGCCGTCGCTCGCCGCCGCCTACGTCAACCCGCGGTTCCGGGTCCGTGCCGCCGGCCCGGGCGCGCGACCGGCGGACGAGTCATGGTGGGACGCGGCGCCGCGCGACGACCTGGCCACGTTCCTCGCCACGCACCTGACCTCGCCGCAGGCCGCGGATGCCCCGCTGCTGCTGCTCGGCCAGCCGGGCGCGGGCAAGTCGTCGCTCACCCGCATCCTGGCCGCGCGGCTTCCGGCAGCGGACTTCCTGGTCGTCCGGGTCGCGCTCCGCGAGGTCCCCGCGGACGCGGAGATCCAGGACCAGATCGAGGCGGCGGTACGGTCCGAGATCGGCGAATCCGTATCGTGGCCCACGCTGGCGGCCGACGCGGACGGCGCGATGCCGGTGGTACTGCTCGACGGTCTCGACGAGCTGCTCCAGGCCACCGGCGTGCAGCGCTCCGACTATCTGGCGCGGGTGGCCGCGTTCCAGCAGCGTGAGGCGGTGCTCGGGCGGCCGGTCGCGGTGGTGGTGACGAGCAGGGTGGCGGTCGCGGACCGGGCGCGCGTGCCGGCCGGGAGCCTGGCGGTGCGGCTGGAACCGTTCGACGAGGCGCAGGTGGAACGGTGGCTGGAGATCTGGAACGCGGCCAACGCCGGGCGGCTTCGCGTGCCGCTCACGCCCGAGGTGGCCGGCCGGTTTCCAGATCTCGCCGGACAGCCGTTGCTGTTGCTAATGCTGGCGCTCTACGACGCGACCGCCTCCGGTGCGGGTCTCCGGCGCGACGACGCCGGGTTCGACACAGGGCATCTCTACGAGCAGTTGCTGCGTGAGTTCGCAGCGCGCGAGGTCGGGCGGCTCCACCGGATGCCGCCGCGGGACGTGCCGGGCGACCTTGTCGAGGCGGAACTGCTACGGCTGTCCGTGGTGGCGTTCGCGATGTTCCACCGGCTGCGCCTGTGGGTGACCGCTGCGGAACTCGACGAGGACCTCGCCGGTCTGGGCCTCGGGCCGATCGTCGCCGGTGCGGCGGAGGCGTTCCACCGGCCGGTGACCGCCGGCCAGGAGATGGTCGGACGGTTTTTCTTCATCCAGCGGGCGCAGGCCGTCCAGGACGATCAACGACTGCAGACCTACGAGTTCCTGCACGCGACGTTCGGCGAGTACCTGGTGGCGCGGCTGGTCGTGGCCGCGGTCCGGGACGCGGCCGCGCGGTCCCGGGCCAGGACATTGCGACTCGGCCCTACGGACGACGACGATCTGCTGCAGTCGCTGCTCGGATACACGGCGTTGGTCGCCCGCGCGAATGTGATCCCGTTCGTCACGGCGCTGGTCGCCCGGCACGATATTGAAGATCTGCGATCGTGGCTGATCGAGCAGCTGCGTTCCGCGGTGACCCGTCCCCGTTACGCGGAACGCCGCTACGCGCCGGTCGACAAGCGCGCCGACTACTGGATGTCGACCTACTCGTTCAACCTGCTGCTGCTCACGCTCGCCTGCGGTGCTCCGGTCCGCGCGTCGGAGCTGTTCCGGCACGCGGCGGACCCGGCTGCATGGCTGCGCGACATGGCCCGGCAGTGGAGCGCGGCCGTGCCGGACGGCATGTGGCTGGACACGTTCGCGACGGTAACGGTCACCCGGGATTGGGCGGCGGACGAGCGCCGGGACATCGTGCTCACGCCGGAGTCCGAGAAGGAAACGGTGGACTGGCCGCGGGTGGATCCTCGCTGGTCGCATCGGCACGCGCCGTCCCGGCAACCGGTCATGTTCACGAACCACTTCCCGCTCGCCCCGGCGCTGGAGTCGATGACCCTCACGGACGCGCTGAGCGACGACGCGCTGCGGCACGCGCTCGAGCCCCTGCTGACCCGCATGCCGCACCTCGTCAGCCGATTCGTCCAGCACCAGGACGGCACCTCCGAGTCGGTCGCCCACAGCGTGCTGCGGCTCCTCGTCTCGTCCGCCTCCGGCGACGAGGAGACAAGGCTGCTGACAGCATACGAACGGGCGGTCTTCGCGGTCACCGTGCGCTGGGGTGACCTGGCACCGGATCCCCGGGTGCTCAGCGAGACCCTGGCCGAGTTGATCCAGCGCCTCCTCGACCGAGATCGCGGCCGCCTGCCCGACGAGGCCGTGCGGAGCATGTCGGACCGGCTTTCCGCGGCCGGCGGTTAG
- a CDS encoding GNAT family N-acetyltransferase has product MINSGVELYLGNAAAMWRAVGEEVRAHGDHQRAETPVVSRILMTRDAGRERVAELLGSRLPGKALVIEDLFAGGEVAELPEDARVWQIPVMVRPAGPVAVPDGVRVVRVAGEDELAAAERVIVDGFPMAVYQPLLRGQALPPRVLGLPGWSVWLAYRDGVPAAAGYTFDDGTSAGLYWLATPPEHRGHGLGRALLSTAITAHPDRPFTLVATDAGLPLYESTGFASVGGTAWYTRRSQAAPHP; this is encoded by the coding sequence GTGATCAACTCTGGGGTGGAGCTGTATCTGGGGAATGCGGCCGCGATGTGGCGGGCGGTGGGGGAGGAGGTGCGTGCGCACGGCGATCATCAGCGGGCGGAGACGCCGGTGGTGTCGCGGATCCTGATGACGCGGGACGCCGGGCGGGAGCGAGTGGCGGAGCTGCTCGGGAGCCGGCTGCCGGGGAAGGCGCTGGTGATCGAGGATCTGTTCGCCGGCGGCGAGGTCGCGGAGCTGCCGGAGGACGCGCGGGTGTGGCAGATCCCGGTGATGGTGCGGCCGGCCGGTCCGGTGGCGGTGCCGGACGGGGTGCGAGTCGTCCGGGTGGCCGGGGAGGACGAGCTCGCCGCGGCGGAGCGGGTGATCGTGGACGGGTTTCCGATGGCGGTCTACCAGCCGCTGTTGCGCGGGCAGGCGTTGCCGCCGCGGGTGCTCGGGCTGCCGGGGTGGAGCGTGTGGCTGGCCTACCGGGACGGGGTTCCGGCCGCGGCCGGATACACCTTCGACGACGGTACGTCGGCCGGCCTCTACTGGCTGGCGACGCCGCCGGAGCATCGCGGGCACGGCCTCGGGCGCGCATTGTTGAGCACCGCGATCACGGCCCACCCGGACCGGCCGTTCACGCTCGTCGCGACGGACGCGGGGCTGCCGCTCTACGAGTCGACGGGCTTCGCCTCGGTCGGCGGGACCGCCTGGTACACCCGCCGCAGCCAGGCCGCCCCACACCCGTGA
- the tgmC gene encoding ATP-grasp peptide maturase system methyltransferase yields MADAYASRVARFVAELEAVGALGDPAWRAAFAGVPRHVFLPRFFVDLPDGRWRAVDERDAEYAGLVYADSTLTTQLDGVAGPVPGAEPVAGIGTSSSTQPTLMAWMLDALGLRGGERVLEIGTGTGYNAALLAHRLGGERVTSVEVDPVVARMARERLEIAGYRPVTVVGDGERGWAARAPYDAVLATVAVPEVPAAWIEQARDGGVIVTSLWRDLGGGPLVRLVVDGDVAQGRFLAVPGGFMPVRSAPRAAAVLASARYQTGERRETPLDPSILRTSDAGLWIALFVPGATWLGFTPDGGAPQMWLFAVDGSWAVIEGSTVEQYGPRRLWDEAETVHARWSEAGGPTRERLGLTVCADGDHRFWLDDPGVAAI; encoded by the coding sequence ATGGCTGATGCGTACGCGTCGCGCGTCGCGCGATTCGTGGCCGAGCTGGAGGCGGTCGGGGCGCTGGGGGATCCGGCGTGGCGGGCGGCGTTCGCGGGCGTACCCCGGCATGTGTTTCTGCCCCGGTTCTTCGTCGATCTGCCGGACGGGCGCTGGCGGGCAGTCGATGAGCGGGACGCGGAATATGCCGGGCTGGTGTATGCGGACAGCACGCTGACCACGCAGCTCGACGGCGTGGCCGGCCCGGTGCCGGGCGCTGAGCCGGTGGCGGGGATCGGCACGTCCAGCTCGACGCAGCCGACGCTGATGGCGTGGATGCTGGACGCGCTGGGGCTGCGCGGCGGCGAGCGGGTGCTGGAGATCGGGACCGGGACCGGCTACAACGCGGCGCTGCTGGCGCACCGGCTCGGTGGTGAGCGGGTCACGTCCGTGGAAGTCGATCCGGTCGTGGCGCGGATGGCCCGTGAGCGGCTGGAGATTGCCGGGTACCGGCCGGTCACGGTGGTCGGCGACGGTGAGCGGGGGTGGGCGGCGCGGGCGCCGTACGACGCGGTACTCGCGACCGTGGCGGTGCCGGAGGTGCCGGCCGCGTGGATCGAGCAGGCCAGGGACGGGGGCGTGATCGTGACCAGCCTGTGGCGGGATCTCGGGGGCGGCCCGCTGGTCCGGCTGGTCGTCGACGGGGACGTGGCGCAGGGGCGGTTCCTGGCCGTGCCGGGCGGATTCATGCCGGTACGGTCGGCGCCGCGTGCGGCGGCCGTGCTCGCCTCGGCCCGCTATCAGACCGGTGAGCGACGCGAGACTCCGCTCGATCCGAGCATTCTGCGCACGTCCGACGCGGGTCTGTGGATCGCGCTGTTCGTGCCGGGCGCGACCTGGCTCGGGTTCACGCCGGACGGGGGTGCACCGCAGATGTGGCTCTTCGCCGTGGACGGATCCTGGGCGGTGATCGAGGGCAGCACGGTGGAGCAGTACGGTCCGCGCCGCCTCTGGGACGAGGCCGAGACCGTGCATGCGCGCTGGTCCGAGGCCGGCGGGCCGACCCGCGAGCGGCTCGGGCTGACGGTGTGCGCCGACGGCGATCACCGGTTCTGGCTCGACGACCCGGGCGTCGCCGCGATCTAG
- a CDS encoding Hsp70 family protein translates to MAHLSIDFGTSSTVAVIDGRPVLFDGAPSLPSGVCADPAGRLLVGPDAAHAARTTPESYEPYPKQRVDEQSVLLGEVEVDVPDLFAAVLRRVLGQLTAAPRSVTITHPAAWGSRRREVLREAANRAGMRDVRLVSEPIAAAAHFAFTAGTSIPSGRSVVVYDLGAGTFDASVIRRTGDGFEVLATSGLSDGGGLDLDAAIVAHLGAVYAPKDPAAWERLMLPVSAADRRVSRAFWADVRTGKEMLSRSASTHIHVPLVETEAPLGRERFEALARPVIDRTVATTRAVLREAGVAESVLAGVLLVGGASRVPLVASTLHRALGVAPTVIEQPELAVAHGALRAGEISGTSAEATVRVARDQVQAGAGLAAVLNGPQVPFVPLTALAAAKRAGDAAARPGGAPSVPSPRPGGVPSVSSPRPVEPSVWSASPAAAHSPAPAPSLDSVGANDGETRPYARPGAPSGVAAVPTDLPPRKRRWPMVLVAVVVLAGAGTGYAVYRSDRGVEQSQDPGTAGPTVTVTTQAAALRNDAGEPLEDLVVQAVREANPDSPDIYRSLPGTDYAGRGPHAMVIESSSTSGDDLRLRIREAAAESGGPGPWWLATAVDAEYLTVDGDPAPLADFVTALPGAPRDKRYGITFDADLRITEIREF, encoded by the coding sequence GTGGCGCACCTCAGCATCGACTTCGGCACATCCAGCACGGTCGCGGTGATCGACGGCCGCCCGGTGCTCTTCGACGGCGCGCCGTCACTGCCGTCCGGGGTCTGTGCGGACCCGGCCGGGCGGCTGCTCGTCGGGCCGGACGCGGCGCACGCGGCCCGGACCACGCCGGAGAGCTACGAGCCGTACCCGAAACAGCGCGTCGACGAGCAGTCGGTGCTGCTCGGCGAGGTCGAAGTCGACGTGCCGGACCTGTTCGCGGCCGTGCTCCGCCGGGTGCTGGGCCAGCTGACCGCGGCGCCGCGGTCAGTGACGATCACGCACCCGGCCGCGTGGGGCAGCCGGCGCCGGGAGGTGCTGCGCGAGGCCGCGAACCGCGCCGGGATGCGCGACGTGCGCCTGGTCAGCGAGCCGATCGCGGCGGCGGCCCACTTCGCGTTCACGGCCGGTACGTCGATCCCGTCCGGTCGCAGCGTGGTCGTCTACGACCTCGGCGCCGGCACCTTCGACGCGTCGGTGATCCGGCGTACCGGGGACGGCTTCGAGGTGCTGGCCACGTCCGGGCTGTCCGACGGTGGCGGGCTGGACCTGGACGCCGCGATCGTGGCGCACCTCGGCGCGGTCTATGCGCCGAAGGATCCGGCGGCGTGGGAGCGCCTGATGCTGCCGGTGTCGGCGGCGGACCGGCGGGTCTCGCGGGCATTCTGGGCGGACGTGCGCACCGGCAAGGAGATGCTGTCCCGGTCGGCGTCCACGCACATCCACGTGCCGCTGGTGGAGACGGAGGCGCCGCTCGGGCGGGAGCGGTTCGAGGCGCTGGCCCGGCCGGTGATCGACCGGACCGTGGCGACGACGCGGGCGGTGCTGCGTGAGGCCGGCGTGGCGGAGTCCGTGCTGGCCGGGGTGCTGCTGGTGGGTGGGGCTAGCAGGGTGCCGCTGGTCGCGTCGACGCTGCACCGGGCGCTGGGCGTGGCGCCGACCGTGATCGAGCAGCCGGAGCTGGCGGTGGCGCACGGGGCGCTGCGGGCAGGGGAGATCAGCGGAACCTCTGCGGAGGCGACGGTGCGGGTCGCGCGAGATCAGGTGCAGGCGGGGGCGGGCCTCGCGGCGGTCCTCAATGGACCGCAGGTGCCGTTCGTGCCGTTGACGGCGCTCGCGGCGGCGAAGCGGGCCGGTGATGCGGCGGCGCGGCCGGGTGGGGCGCCTTCCGTGCCGTCTCCGCGGCCGGGTGGGGTGCCTTCCGTGTCCTCTCCGCGGCCGGTGGAGCCGTCGGTGTGGTCCGCTTCGCCTGCGGCTGCGCATTCACCTGCGCCTGCGCCTTCGCTGGATTCGGTCGGGGCCAACGACGGGGAGACGCGGCCGTATGCGCGGCCGGGTGCACCCTCCGGCGTCGCTGCCGTGCCCACCGACCTGCCGCCCCGGAAGCGCCGCTGGCCGATGGTGCTGGTCGCCGTCGTGGTGCTGGCCGGCGCGGGTACCGGCTACGCCGTGTACCGGAGCGATCGCGGGGTGGAGCAGTCCCAGGACCCCGGCACCGCCGGTCCCACCGTTACCGTGACCACCCAGGCCGCCGCACTGCGCAACGACGCGGGCGAGCCCCTGGAGGATCTGGTCGTGCAGGCGGTCCGCGAGGCGAACCCGGACTCGCCCGACATCTACCGCTCCCTGCCCGGCACCGACTACGCCGGGCGCGGACCGCACGCCATGGTGATCGAATCGTCGAGCACGTCCGGCGACGACCTGCGACTCCGGATCCGGGAGGCCGCGGCGGAAAGCGGCGGGCCGGGGCCGTGGTGGCTCGCGACCGCCGTCGACGCGGAGTACCTCACCGTCGACGGCGACCCCGCGCCGCTGGCGGACTTCGTGACCGCGCTGCCCGGCGCGCCCCGGGACAAGCGGTACGGCATCACGTTCGACGCCGACCTGCGGATCACCGAGATCAGGGAGTTCTGA
- a CDS encoding GH92 family glycosyl hydrolase: MVPGTASAAPAPRFSSSFESGDPPLTWVDTAERASGVDGRLNPGLPGSVAGRVTAITASGENTGGGEVKENLNDADPDTKWLVFTATGWAAYRLDAPVRVVRYALTAANDAPERDPKDWRLEGSNDGSAWTTVDTRSGQVLGERGNTTTFDVATPGEWSHYRLSVTANGGVNLIQLADLQLSDGDETPQPPAPVRSAIGDGPSNAPAAKARVGFSGLKALEFAGRHAVDGRAYTYNKIYDVNLRVNRDTELSYLVFPEFTRGDMSYPATYTSVDLAFTDGTFLSGLKAKDQHGTVVSPAAQGAAKTLSANQWNKIVTRVGDVARGKTIDRILVAYDKPAGPPSPWRAWFDDITLADTPVEPPSKSLAGYVETRRGTHSSGSFSRGNNIPAVAVPHGFNFWTPVTNAGTLSWLYEYHKGNNTQNLPALQALSVSHEPSPWMADRQTFQFMPQDGTGVPNADRAGRALAFHHENEVAKPHYYGVTFDSGLKAEVAPTDHAAVLRFTFTGDGGNIVFDNVDANSGLTIDAASGTVSGWSDVRSGLSNGATRMFLYGKVDAPVTGSGMLPNGNRPSTGYVTVGAKTVNLRVATSLLSVAQAQHNLALEIASKDTVESVRARAEAAWNAKLRTVEVEGASRDQLVTLYSNLYRLFLYPNSAFENTGTNAAPVYRHAVQSSVSTPPSTPTETGAEVKPGKVYVNNGFWDTYRTTWPAYSLLTPTMAGEMADGFVQQYRDGGWISRWSSPGYANLMVGTSSDVAFADAYLKGVKGFDLEEAYAAAVRNASVTPPNDNVGRKGMRTSIFKGYTPSDVTGEAFSWAMDGYINDFGIANMAAALAARGGPDAARYKEEATYYRERALGYVNLFDPSVDFFQGKNSAGQWRWSPAQYDPEVWGYDYTETNGWNMAFHVPQDGQGLANLYGGRDGLASKLDTFFADPEEGLKGGSYGGVIHEMTEARDVRMGQYGHSNQPSHHIPWMYTFTGQPYKTQALTREVLDRLYLGSEIGQGYPGDEDNGEMSAWYVFAALGFYPLQMGSASYVIGSPLFTKATINLENGKKVVIRAPGNSASNVYVQSLTVNGKSWNQTSLPHSVLANGATLDFTMGAKPSRWATGANAVPPSLTQGPEIASPQRDVAGTVTTAALADDSSVTSAPVTAQQWSLPSAATVKQYTITSAAAPGADPASWKLLGSADGETWTTLSERSGEAFTWRQQTRPFTVTTPGSYQHYRLEFTGPATVAELELLA; encoded by the coding sequence ATGGTTCCGGGAACGGCATCGGCGGCACCGGCGCCCAGATTCTCCAGCTCGTTCGAGAGCGGGGATCCGCCGCTCACCTGGGTCGACACGGCGGAGCGCGCGTCGGGCGTGGACGGACGACTGAATCCAGGACTGCCGGGCTCGGTCGCGGGCCGGGTCACCGCGATCACGGCGTCGGGGGAGAACACCGGGGGCGGCGAGGTCAAGGAGAACCTGAACGACGCGGACCCGGACACGAAGTGGCTGGTGTTCACGGCGACCGGCTGGGCGGCTTACCGGCTGGACGCGCCGGTGCGGGTCGTCAGATATGCGCTGACCGCGGCGAACGACGCGCCGGAGCGGGACCCGAAGGACTGGCGTCTGGAGGGTTCCAACGACGGCAGCGCGTGGACCACTGTGGACACCCGGTCCGGGCAGGTGCTCGGGGAGCGTGGGAACACGACCACGTTCGACGTGGCGACGCCGGGGGAGTGGAGTCACTACCGGCTGAGCGTGACCGCGAACGGCGGGGTCAACCTGATCCAGCTGGCGGACCTGCAGCTGTCGGACGGCGACGAGACGCCGCAGCCGCCGGCACCGGTGCGCAGCGCGATCGGGGACGGGCCGAGCAACGCACCGGCCGCGAAGGCGCGCGTCGGCTTCAGCGGCCTCAAGGCGCTGGAGTTCGCCGGGCGGCACGCGGTGGACGGGCGCGCCTACACCTACAACAAGATCTATGACGTGAACCTGCGGGTGAACCGGGACACCGAGCTGTCCTACCTGGTGTTCCCGGAGTTCACCCGCGGTGACATGAGCTACCCGGCCACGTACACCTCGGTGGATCTGGCCTTCACGGACGGCACGTTCCTGAGCGGGCTGAAGGCGAAGGACCAGCACGGGACCGTGGTCAGCCCGGCGGCGCAGGGGGCGGCGAAGACGCTCTCCGCGAACCAGTGGAACAAGATCGTCACCCGGGTCGGGGACGTGGCGCGCGGCAAGACCATCGACCGGATCCTGGTCGCCTACGACAAGCCCGCTGGTCCGCCCAGCCCGTGGCGCGCCTGGTTCGACGACATCACGCTCGCGGACACGCCGGTGGAACCGCCATCCAAGAGCCTCGCGGGGTACGTGGAGACGCGCCGCGGAACGCACTCGAGCGGCTCGTTCTCCCGCGGTAACAACATCCCCGCGGTCGCGGTGCCGCACGGGTTCAACTTCTGGACGCCGGTCACCAACGCGGGCACGCTGAGCTGGCTGTACGAGTATCACAAGGGCAACAACACGCAGAACCTGCCGGCGCTGCAGGCGCTGTCGGTCAGCCACGAGCCGAGCCCGTGGATGGCGGACCGGCAGACGTTCCAGTTCATGCCGCAGGACGGGACCGGCGTGCCGAACGCGGACCGGGCCGGCCGGGCGCTGGCGTTCCACCACGAGAACGAGGTGGCGAAGCCGCACTACTACGGGGTCACGTTCGACAGCGGACTGAAGGCGGAGGTCGCGCCGACGGATCACGCGGCGGTGCTGCGGTTCACGTTCACCGGGGACGGCGGCAACATCGTCTTCGACAACGTGGACGCGAACTCGGGGCTGACGATCGACGCGGCGTCCGGCACGGTCTCCGGGTGGTCGGATGTGCGCAGCGGCCTGTCGAACGGTGCGACGCGGATGTTCCTCTACGGCAAGGTGGACGCTCCGGTGACCGGGAGCGGGATGCTGCCGAACGGCAACCGGCCGTCGACGGGGTATGTGACGGTCGGCGCCAAGACCGTGAACCTGCGGGTGGCGACCTCCCTCCTCAGCGTGGCGCAGGCGCAGCACAACCTCGCGCTGGAGATCGCCTCCAAGGACACGGTCGAGTCGGTCCGGGCACGGGCCGAGGCGGCGTGGAATGCAAAATTGAGGACCGTCGAGGTGGAGGGGGCGAGCCGGGACCAACTGGTCACGCTCTACTCGAACCTGTACCGGCTGTTCCTCTACCCGAACTCGGCCTTCGAGAACACCGGGACGAACGCGGCGCCGGTCTACCGGCACGCGGTGCAGTCGTCGGTGTCGACGCCGCCGAGCACGCCGACCGAGACCGGGGCCGAGGTCAAACCCGGCAAGGTGTACGTCAACAACGGCTTCTGGGACACGTATCGCACTACGTGGCCGGCGTATTCGCTGCTCACGCCCACGATGGCGGGGGAGATGGCGGACGGGTTCGTGCAGCAGTACCGGGATGGCGGCTGGATCTCCCGCTGGTCGTCGCCGGGCTACGCGAACCTGATGGTCGGCACCAGCTCGGACGTGGCGTTCGCGGATGCGTACCTCAAGGGGGTCAAGGGTTTTGATCTTGAAGAGGCCTATGCGGCGGCTGTGCGCAACGCCTCCGTCACCCCGCCGAACGACAACGTCGGGCGCAAGGGCATGCGGACGTCGATCTTCAAGGGGTATACGCCGTCGGACGTGACCGGCGAGGCGTTCTCCTGGGCGATGGACGGCTACATCAACGACTTCGGCATCGCGAACATGGCCGCGGCGCTGGCTGCCCGCGGGGGTCCTGATGCCGCGCGTTACAAGGAGGAGGCCACCTACTACCGGGAGCGGGCGCTGGGGTACGTCAACCTGTTCGACCCGTCGGTGGACTTCTTCCAGGGGAAGAACTCGGCCGGGCAGTGGCGGTGGAGCCCCGCGCAGTATGACCCGGAGGTGTGGGGCTACGACTACACCGAGACGAACGGGTGGAACATGGCGTTCCACGTGCCGCAGGACGGGCAGGGCCTGGCCAACCTCTACGGCGGGCGTGACGGGCTGGCGTCCAAGCTGGACACGTTCTTCGCGGACCCGGAGGAAGGGCTCAAGGGCGGCTCGTACGGCGGGGTCATCCACGAGATGACCGAGGCGCGGGACGTGCGGATGGGGCAGTACGGGCACTCCAACCAGCCATCGCACCACATTCCGTGGATGTACACGTTCACCGGGCAGCCGTACAAGACGCAGGCGCTCACCCGTGAGGTGCTGGACCGGCTCTACCTGGGCAGCGAGATCGGGCAGGGCTACCCGGGCGACGAGGACAACGGCGAGATGTCCGCGTGGTACGTGTTCGCGGCGCTCGGCTTCTACCCGCTGCAGATGGGCAGCGCGTCGTACGTGATCGGCTCGCCGCTCTTCACCAAGGCGACGATCAACCTGGAGAACGGGAAGAAGGTCGTGATCCGGGCGCCGGGCAACTCCGCGTCCAATGTGTATGTGCAGTCGCTCACGGTGAACGGCAAGTCCTGGAACCAGACGAGCCTGCCGCACTCGGTGCTGGCGAACGGTGCCACGCTCGACTTCACCATGGGGGCGAAGCCGTCCCGGTGGGCGACCGGCGCGAACGCGGTGCCGCCGTCGCTGACCCAGGGACCGGAGATCGCTTCGCCGCAGCGTGACGTGGCGGGGACGGTGACCACGGCGGCGCTCGCGGACGACTCGTCGGTGACGTCGGCGCCGGTGACGGCGCAGCAGTGGTCCCTGCCCTCCGCGGCGACGGTGAAGCAGTACACGATCACGTCGGCCGCGGCTCCGGGCGCGGATCCGGCGTCGTGGAAGCTGCTCGGCTCGGCGGACGGGGAGACCTGGACGACGCTGTCCGAGCGGTCCGGGGAGGCGTTCACCTGGCGGCAGCAGACGCGGCCGTTCACGGTGACCACGCCCGGCTCCTATCAGCACTACCGCCTGGAGTTCACCGGCCCGGCCACGGTCGCCGAACTGGAACTGCTGGCCTGA